One genomic region from Magallana gigas chromosome 3, xbMagGiga1.1, whole genome shotgun sequence encodes:
- the LOC105318957 gene encoding tetratricopeptide repeat protein 22, producing MNGKERWKVYKERPGLFHISLTASQNPPAQQIKHRIKVTEKLIRDFPEGFTNKAARNLLGVLYFYDGQYFQAIETFESILEHQPDSLTALANVAFVYQRLKQNSKATKYLSDLSDEQDQEKSGISLADQAFAFIFDCYMEKDVIERNKLPKELLVQSLAMLKKCHDLQTIMEIKFWLGQTYYRLSTQCYRRKGMEEVEKEYVLKGFNELVEIINMTDKIELCVCNGIVSTTWSFLGLLLSRKEKIDDKIKNRIEELDLLQYLDNPESCFKKGLEQAKVSTSDGSNLSGPPTELLIRYALFLKNEGRLTDALEKLNEALEIDNSQGNWFALTLKAGVLRRLERIDESIADRKLACSWNATSMDLSELAKAYQAKYVLCEDKNSKIAQEHLLNASDCFTRSVLSLGQEKRPEIHRAHGRFLREIGEIKEAIECFKRAMEVDTANKAKTSFCQLFETLLLYYRGSQDSERRKIMHEMTYFYDVTLRKHGELTKETEQFLTNYEEEMATLTAYLKHSRSDPLFNVNGKSVSDIITSVVKEDAIKKWLIIVEEKETYFINQEETKLAEKKNNLCLKCRSPVIERQLSVFPDPREKPRSMKYPYDFYVIFSPADRDWVCHILLETLEVSYGYKGAIAERDIRPGSTDIYERVKLIQNCSKILVILGQEFEGNLECEYELAHALKRKHEDNLENVLIPILRNVDGLHQSLRTITFLDAVDDCDWNKLIKAMESMP from the coding sequence ATGAACGGAAAAGAAAGATGGAAAGTATACAAAGAAAGACCGGGTCTTTTCCATATATCTCTAACTGCATCACAAAACCCACCAGCTCAACAAATCAAACACCGAATCAAAGTGACAGAGAAACTCATCCGTGATTTTCCTGAAGGATTCACGAATAAAGCTGCACGGAACCTCCTCggagttttatatttttacgaTGGACAATATTTCCAGGCTATCGAAACGTTTGAAAGTATTTTGGAACATCAGCCTGACTCTTTAACTGCTTTGGCTAATGTAGCGTTTGTCTATCAACGTCTGAAGCAAAATTCGAAAGCAACGAAATATCTAAGCGATCTTTCAGATGAACAAGACCAAGAGAAAAGTGGAATAAGTTTGGCAGATCAAGCATTTGCATTCATCTTTGATTGTTATATGGAAAAAGATGTGatagaaagaaacaaattaccCAAAGAACTTTTAGTCCAAAGTCTGGCGATGCTCAAAAAATGTCACGATCTGCAAACTATCATGGAAATTAAGTTTTGGTTGGGCCAGACATACTACCGCCTTTCTACACAATGTTACAGACGTAAGGGTATGGAAGAAGTGGAaaaagaatatgttttaaaaggCTTTAATgagttagtagaaattataaatatgactGACAAGATAGAATTATGCGTTTGTAATGGAATCGTTTCCACTACGTGGAGTTTTCTTGGCTTGTTACTCTCGCGAAAAGAGAAGATAGATGATAAAATAAAGAACCGCATAGAAGAACTTGATTTATTGCAATACCTTGATAACCCtgaatcatgtttcaaaaaaggaTTGGAGCAAGCGAAAGTCTCCACCTCGGATGGTTCCAATTTATCTGGCCCTCCTACTGAATTATTAATCCGATACGCACTGTTTCTAAAGAATGAAGGTCGGTTAACAGACGCTCTTGAAAAACTCAACGAAGCATTGGAGATTGACAATTCACAAGGAAACTGGTTCGCCTTAACACTGAAAGCTGGAGTATTGAGACGACTGGAACGGATAGATGAGTCCATTGCAGACCGCAAATTGGCATGTTCTTGGAATGCAACTTCAATGGATCTTTCTGAACTAGCTAAGGCATATCAAGCTAAGTACGTGTTATGCGAAGACAAAAACAGTAAGATAGCACAAGAACACCTTTTGAACGCGTCTGACTGTTTTACCCGATCGGTTCTATCACTTGGACAAGAAAAAAGGCCAGAAATCCACCGCGCGCACGGTAGATTTCTACGCGAAATAGGAGAAATCAAAGAGGCCATAGAATGTTTTAAAAGGGCAATGGAGGTTGATACAGCAAACAAGGCTAAAACAAGCTTTTGTCAGTTGTTCGAAACGCTGCTTTTATATTACAGGGGAAGCCAAGATAGTGAGAGGAGGAAAATAATGCAcgaaatgacatatttttatgACGTGACTTTGCGAAAACACGGAGAATTAACAAAAGAAACCGAACAATTCCTAACGAACTATGAAGAAGAAATGGCGACTCTGACGGCATACCTTAAACATAGTAGGTCCGATCCGCTTTTTAATGTCAATGGTAAAAGTGTGTCTGATATCATTACTTCAGTGGTAAAAGAAGATGCTATTAAAAAATGGCTCATTATAGTAGAAGAAAAGGAAACGTACTTTATAAACCAAGAAGAAACGAAACTTGccgaaaagaaaaataatctatgTTTGAAGTGTAGAAGTCCCGTGATCGAGCGACAACTCTCGGTTTTTCCCGACCCTCGTGAGAAACCCAGGAGTATGAAGTACCCGTATGACTTCTATGTGATATTCTCTCCGGCGGACAGAGATTGGGTGTGTCATATTCTATTAGAAACGTTGGAAGTGTCATATGGTTACAAAGGAGCAATTGCAGAAAGAGACATAAGACCGGGCTCAACTGATATTTACGAACGCGTAAAACTTATTCAGAATTGTTCCAAAATACTTGTGATTCTTGGCCAGGAATTTGAAGGAAATCTAGAGTGTGAATATGAGTTGGCCCATGCCCTGAAAAGGAAGCATGAAGACAACTTGGAAAATGTCCTGATTCCGATTCTTCGTAATGTGGACGGACTTCATCAGAGCTTAAGAACAATAACTTTCCTGGATGCGGTGGATGATTGTGATTGGAACAAGCTTATCAAAGCTATGGAGTCAATGCCATGA
- the LOC105318958 gene encoding tetratricopeptide repeat protein 22, translating to MADIDKKEIWEIYNERPGLFQISLTASQNPPAQQIKHRMIASGKLIRCFPEGFTHRAAQNLLGVLYFYNGQFYQAVKTFEKALQLQPDSLTAMANIAFVYQRMKQNTKVTKYRARLAEVKENDQERKGIALAEQAFAFLFDCYMEKDALERNKLPKELFVQSLKMLENCEHHQTMITEIKYWLGQVYLRLFSSCHRRKDMEDIEREYYMKGVKELVEITKIDHSNVKLYIRREVISTSWAFLGLFLIRRGSILDESGNYKRKTIDQMDEKIKALLQDLELVQYLDDPEKCFQIGLEQASTSVTDSEKSCEPRIATELLIRYAIFLKTEERWEEALKKLNEALEIDNTEANWFALTVKAEVLDNLGRIDEAIEDRKRAISWNTTSRDICDLAKAYQKKYMSCEDKNSEIAEEFLLNASDCFTRAVQLLKQEKRPEIHCAQGIFLREIGEIKEAIECFKRAVEVDTATKSRISFRHLFESLLLYYRESRDSEKGKIMHEMAYFYDVTSRKHGELTKETEKFLTDYEEEMATLTAYFQHYRQQPSLYSNGKTMSDIITSVVKEDAIEKWRVTVEEKEKYFRSQEETKLAKKKKEVLCSRCKGPVIERQLSVFPDPREKPRSLKYPYDFYVIFSPTDRDWVCHILLETLEVSYGYKGAIAERDIRPGSTDIYQRVNLIQNCSKILVILSQKFEGNPECDYELSHALKRKHEENLENVLIPILRNVDGLHQSLRTITFLDAVDDCDWNKLINALESKP from the exons A tgGCAGACATCGATAAAAAGGAAATTTGGGAGATATACAATGAGAGACCGGGTCTTTTCCAGATATCTCTAACTGCATCACAAAATCCACCAGCTCAACAAATCAAACATAGAATGATAGCGTCAGGAAAACTCATCCGTTGTTTTCCTGAAGGATTCACACATAGGGCCGCTCAGAACCTTCTCGGGGTTCTTTATTTTTACAACGGACAATTTTACCAGGCTGTCAAAACGTTTGAAAAAGCACTGCAACTTCAGCCCGATTCCTTAACTGCCATGGCTAATATTGCATTTGTCTATCAACGaatgaaacaaaacacaaaagtaACCAAATATCGAGCTAGACTTGCAGAGGTGAAAGAAAATGACCAAGAGAGAAAAGGAATAGCTTTGGCGGAACAAGCATTTGCATTTCTGTTTGATTGCTATATGGAAAAGGATGCATTAGAGAGAAACAAACTGCCGAAAGAACTTTTTGTCCAAAGTCTGAAAATGCTAGAAAACTGTGAACACCATCAGACTATGATCACAGAAATTAAATATTGGTTAGGTCAAGTATATTTACGTCTTTTTTCAAGTTGCCACAGACGAAAAGATATGGAGGATATAGAAAGAGAATATTACATGAAAGGCGTTAAAGAGCTAGTCGAAATTACCAAAATAGATCATAGCAATGTAAAACTGTACATACGACGGGAAGTTATATCTACGTCATGGGCCTTCCTAGGGTTGTTTCTCATACGTAGAGGTTCAATACTAGACGAATCGGGGAATTATAAGAGGAAAACAATTGATCaaatggatgaaaaaataaaagccCTCTTGCAAGACTTGGAGTTGGTACAATACTTGGATGATCCCGAAAAGTGCTTTCAAATAGGACTAGAGCAGGCCAGTACTAGTGTTACTGACTCGGAGAAAAGCTGCGAACCACGTATAGCTACAGAATTATTAATTCGGTATGCAATATTCTTGAAAACAGAAGAAAGGTGGGAAGAAGCTCTTAAAAAGCTAAACGAAGCATTAGAGATAGACAATACTGAAGCTAATTGGTTTGCTTTAACAGTGAAAGCTGAGGTTTTGGACAATTTGGGGCGAATTGACGAAGCGATTGAAGATCGTAAACGAGCAATTTCCTGGAATACAACTTCAAGAGATATTTGTGATTTGGCTAAGGCatatcaaaagaaatatatgtCATGTGAAGACAAGAACAGCGAGATAGCTGAAGAGTTCCTTCTGAATGCATCCGATTGCTTTACACGGGCGGTCCAATtacttaaacaagaaaaaagacCAGAAATTCACTGTGCACAGGGGATATTCTTGCGAGAAATAGGAGAAATCAAAGAGGCTATAGAATGTTTTAAACGGGCAGTGGAGGTTGATACTGCTACCAAGTCAAGAATAAGCTTTCGTCACCTGTTTGAATCCCTTCTTTTATATTACAGGGAAAGTCGAGATAGTGAGAAGGGGAAAATAATGCATGAAATGGCATATTTCTACGACGTGACCTCGCGCAAACACGGAGAATTAACAAAAGAAACCGAAAAATTCCTGACGGACTATGAAGAAGAAATGGCCACTCTAACAGcgtactttcaacattatagaCAACAGCCATCATTATACAGTAATGGAAAAACAATGTCTGATATCATTACGTCAGTGGTTAAAGAAGATGCTATTGAAAAATGGCGTGTTACGGTCGAGGAAAAGGAAAAGTATTTTAGAAGTCAAGAAGAAACGAAACTTGccaaaaagaagaaagaagTTCTGTGTTCGAGGTGTAAAGGTCCCGTGATCGAGCGACAACTCTCGGTTTTTCCCGACCCTCGTGAGAAACCCCGAAGTCTGAAGTACCCGTATGACTTCTATGTGATATTTTCTCCGACGGACAGAGATTGGGTGTGTCATATTCTATTAGAAACGTTGGAAGTGTCATATGGCTACAAAGGAGCAATTGCAGAAAGAGACATAAGACCGGGCTCAACTGATATTTACCAACGTGTAAATCTTATTCAGAATTGTTCTAAAATTCTTGTGATTCTCAGCCAGAAGTTTGAAGGAAATCCCGAGTGTGATTATGAGTTGTCTCATGCCTTGAAAAGAAAGCATGAAGAAAATTTGGAAAATGTCCTGATTCCGATTCTTCGTAATGTGGACGGACTTCATCAGAGCTTACGAACAATAACTTTCCTGGATGCGGTGGATGATTGTGATTGGAACAAACTAATCAATGCACTCGAGTCAAAGCCATGA